The window CTTGCTATATTGTCTGCACATACTATGAATCATTTTACTGACATACATTCAGGAACCAGAGTCCAACCTTTTGATTCTCTGGAAACAATgcagtatttctctttttcaataaCGGGTCTTCCTGACCAACACACATGGTGAACTGCACACATTCTGACTCTGCTGGACACTAAATAAGCCAGTTACTGGCTTAGTCACCCACTACGGCCAGGCAACTCCTGTTTTTCCTAGGTTCTGACAAGTCCAGATGACAGCATCCTCAATTTTCACATGCGTAGTATAAATTTTGTCTGCTAAGAGAAAAATCACCTCTACGATTTTTCTGACCAAAATGACTTCAAGCAAAAATCTCCACTGACCCTAATTTGTCAAAACGGTCTGatttaaaaactcaaaaaaaaaactAGACAAGGGCACAGTTAGATTTTGCTTAGCTTGTTTCCATTTATCACttcttcagggaaagaaaaacaccaaggaaaacaaaacaaggaaacaaatcCAAACGACAACCAGGACCTCTCATTTTGCACCCACTTGGCTTAGGGAGGGTGATCTGTCCCGCAGGCCGGGGCCAGCAGCGCAGCTAGCTCAGACTGCGCTGGGCTGgtgccacctccctgccctgcctctaTACGTGCCCGAGGGAAGGAAAATCCCTCCTGTCGGTGTTACATAAGGTCACgcaacttccccccccccccgccccggtcccgGCTGCAGAGCTGACCCGCCGGCACACAGCTGCAGGAGCCCCGCTCCGGGGCGGCTCTTTTCCCGGAGGGCTGCCGCAagcccccgccccggcgggaCCCAGCCCCGCAGTGCCCCGGCCCGGTGAGCCCCCGGCGGGGAGAGCAGGGGCAGCCCGCGGGAGGATGCAGCCCCGCCGCGCTGCAGCGCGACCCGCTTCGGCAAGGAGCTCCGGCGGGCTGCCCTGGCCCGCTGCCCGCTTCTCTCCTGCACCCTCTCCCTtttgtctattaaaaaaaaaaaaaagataaatgaattATGACTCGCCACCCCCGGCCCTCTCCCTCttggagcaggtggagggaaGCGGTTCGCGGgttgctgctgccctggcagtGCCCGCGTACTGTGTCTCGGCAGGACAGGCAGCTGCCCCGAACTGGCATCGCCCCTTGCCCCGTCCCGCCTCCGTCCCCTCACCTTGACCACGTCGTCGTTGAGGTGCTTGGGGTCTCGGTTGACCAGGTCGATCTCTTTGGTGTGCACGTCGTGCACCGCCTTTTCGCTCAGCTCATCTGCCATCATCTTGTTGTTGGGCTTGTAGATGTTGCCCTGCTCCCTGATGGGCGCCGTGTACAGAAAGTCCTgcggagagggagagggagagcggGCGGGAGGGGAGAGCCGAGCCgaggagggcagggcagggcagggcagcgccGCGCAGAAGGGCGGGCTGGGGGAGGCGGCCCCGGGTCCCGCGGGGAGCGCGGAGCGGCGGGAGCCTCGCTGCGGGGCGGCTCTCGCCCCGGCTATTTAACCGCGACCGCGGGGCGCACACCACACCCCCGCGGTACCAGGCACACGGCACTGgctcccgctcccgccgccAGGCgtccccggccccgcgccccgcaccgccccgcacCGCCCGCGCTCGgtcccgctccccgccgcgTTGCCCCAGGGCGGAGCGCAGCCGCCCCTAAGTGGGGAGGGCGCAGCCGCGGCCCCCTCGGGCAGCGCGGGGAGCGGCCGGGGCTCCCCGCGCAGCGCCCTCTCCGTACCGCCCTCCCCACGCTGCCCTCCCCATACCGCCGTCGCCGTGCCCCCTCCGCCCTGGTAGCCTCACCGTACTGCCCTCACTATACTGCCCTCACTATACTGCCCTCCCCGCACGGCCACCGCCGTGCCCCCTTCACCCCAGCGCCCTCGCCGTAGTGCCCTCCATATACCGCCCTCACCGTCCGACCACCACCACAGTGCCCTCACCGCGGCCCCAGCCCGGTCGCAGCGGACGAGCCCCCGGTCTCCCTGCCCCGCTGTCCCTGCCCGCAGGTGCCCGGTTGTCCGCTCTCCCCGCCGGGCGCCGGCCGTGGGGTCCGCTGCCGAGCTgcccccgcgccccgctccTCTGCTGGGCCGGGGCGCTGCAGCGGGCGGGTAGCTCCGGGGGGCCGAGCCGCTGCAGGTACTCGGCGCCGGGCAGGAGGGCGGCGGGGCAGCCAGCGGAGCGCTCGCAGCGTCCCGGCTCCGTGTCCCCCGGCGGTCCTACCTCCGAGTCTACGTATTTGGTACCGGACATGCTGCCCCGGGCTGGCTGGCGGCTCTGCCGCGGGTTTCTCTGCGCTATAACTTGTAGGACCGGAGGCAGGAGGATCCCGCTCTGCGGAGCGGCCGGGCAGGGGGAGGTAGCTGCGAGGGAGACGGCTGGCCGCCGGccaggggctgctccctgccttCGGCTGGGGGAGATGACAAGCCGCGGTAGGGCCCGGCATATCGCAACGCTGCTGGGAGCCGCCGGCGGTGGGAGGGGAAAGCAGCCCTGCCCCGGCAACCTGGAAGCGGGCGGACCCGGTCCCGGATGCTTGGGCCACGCCGCGCGGGGACAAGGACACGGCTGGGACGGTGACACGACACGGACAGGGTCCCCTCCGCgccgccctccccgccccggccgtCCGCGACCCCCGGCAGCAGGTCCCCGCCGCTGGGCTGCGGGGGGCGACGGTGCCTGCCTGCGGCAGAGCCGGCCGGGACGGGGGGGCGGAGGGCAAGGGGGGGCAAGGAAGCAATGAGGAGATGGAAAACTTTAGTTGTGTTTCACGTCCAGACCGAGCGAAGTGTTTGTAGGGCTCCCTCCCCCCGTGCATTGACAATAGTTTACACATAGTCATCGCTGCCCCAGGAACAATTGTGGAAACTTGGACATCCTtgggatgaagaaaaagattttctcaACTGGTTCATTTCAAAActatgcaaatatttaacagtCCTGCACTTTAACTGTGCTATATTTTTCCCGGGAGGAGACTGACCCATGCGTGTCTGCCATGCATATTAACCACTGGGATTTACTTTTAAAGAGGAATAGTGGGACACTGACATTTTGCCATGCTCTATTCTCAAGGTCCTTTGTAAGCTCAGGGGCATATGCTGGTGTAAAAGCTATAAAGATTCATCACTGTATTCAAGATGGTTCAGGTTAGGGTTGCAATGGCACAATACATCTATAAACCATGagttatattttgcttttttttgtgtgtgtgtgtttgcagccATCCTTTTTTTGTGAGGAAATCAGACCATGGTGAAAGATTTATAACATTAACAGAAACGTAGTGACCTTAGTGTTATGCCATTTAGCACAGAATTGCAGCAACAGAAGTAGAAAATTCTTAACTGCAATATATTTGGCTTTGGcaattcaacagaaaaatgacCTTGAAAAGGCCACCGGCTAAGATGGATGTAAGCTCCACAGAAGTAAATAACTGCACCTGTTGAAAAGGCAGTCCACAAATTACTGATATGGTCATCAGTTAGCAGGgaactttctttaaaagtttataTTGCTTATAAACTTTAGAATAAATGCTTTGGATGGATGTTTTCCAACTTTCCGAGTTagttgtaatttttaaaagtaacttttttattGATGCAATAATTCACTTAGACCATCATTAAAATATCCTTGCCTGTCCAAGCAGTTGAGTGTGTGCGTAGGGTCAAACGGGTGGATTGATGGATACAGAGTCTGCAGGTTTTCAACCCATCTGAAAAACCCCCACAAGACAGTTCTTTGTTTTCATACCTAGGAAAGTTTTTCAATTAGTCAGTGTCCTGCACATAAATCAGAAGATTTTGATCCATCATTTGGTATTACTGCATAGCTCaaggatgacaaaaaaaaaaaaaaaaagatatatttactGATTTGAAATGCTGAAGTGGTCCTGGAATGGTTTCTGCAGAACCACAGCcccctttaaaagaaatttctgaaTCATGCAACACTACTACTATCAGAAGCTGGCGGAATTTATAAACTCTATGAGATGAATCCTGGAATGGGCTGCATACAAATTGAAATGAACCATCACGTCTGATGAACCTTAGAAGTGCTCACTTGAGCTTAAATACCAAGAAGACAGCCTACAGAGAAAAATGGCGTGGGTACTCCCAAGTGGTAAGAGTGAGGAAGTCACACGTGCAGAGATGGATAGGGATAAAGCCATGGCCCATTGCCTCTAGCACTGTTGTGTGAGAAATCCACACAAACCTAACGGCCAGAGACTTGGCACAGATGAGCGCAGGAGTTCTGCAAGGAGCTCCCGGCAGCTACAGAGGAACAGTATAGTTCCGTTGGAAAGGACCTAGAAAAGGGTCTCAGGAATCTTCTGAAAGTGCAAAGGCTCTGGTCCCCTCTCATTTGCTATAAATGGATTATCCATGGGGTGGCCTAAAATTGCCAGGGGATGTAGACACCCAAGCTGGCCTTGGAAAGGCCACCTAAACTGTCTTCTCATCAAGCTTTGCTGTGTCTTTAGTAGCCCAGGTCAGGTGTTGAACAGGAATATATGCTGCTTTGGGTGGCCACCTCACTGCCTGTCATATTCATCATACCAGCCTTAGGTATTTCAtgccaaatttttaaaagttttttgtgCTCCAAATTCTTGCTTTATCTGAACTTTCAAACCTCAGGATTACCTTAACTGAGAACTTGCTCTAATCATGAAGCAAAGTCTGTGCAAGGTATGAGCTGTTCTTCCCATTTTGAGAAGAGGAAAGGTTTTGGTATGGGTAGGAAACAGTTCTCCCCAGAGgccagtgaaaaaaaaaaaaaaaaaaggttggacAAAATTCCTCAaaaaactgtcagaaaatgAGTCATGAAATTGAACTGAATGTGCATGACTGCTCACTGAGTGTCTTTGTCTGGtaccaaacacccccccccccctttttttttaaacttgtgtaATTATTCCAGTGATGATACTCCTCATGTATTCCAATGCCAGCAAGATCAGAATCAGTCCTGGGAAGCTGTATTCTTTATGTATAGATTCAACAGCAGCGAGGCTGTCAGATAAGAGAAGCTGTCAGCGAGGAGCCTGCCTTATGCAGAGCACTTAAAAACCTGAGGCTTAGGAGAGGAagatcactgcttttttttttagtgtcttcTGTTCATCTGCTTAAGTGCATCCTTTTATGTGCCTTTTTTGATGTTTTGCTGGGTGAAAGCCTGAGCTGTCAGAACTGTTGGTAGCGAGCTTTTATCAGCTATGCTACTGTCCTCACCCTGCTGCGTGGTAATAAGCATTGGAACGAGTTTAACATGCAGGCCAATGTTTTGCTCATTCCATGATTTACAGACTTGTAGTCCTGGAGGATTCATGGTGGTCATCCTGTCCCCAGACTCTGGgccatttctgtattttaaattacaagtCACTGGATCAGAACTTTTCCACTGAGAGGACTGCACTTTCAATATATGCATTTGTTATTTGGCCTGTTCCTTGCGTCTAAGGAGAGATGGTGAGATCCCTTCCTGCGTATACCAGGAGAGATGGTGAGATCCCTTcacattccttctttttcacaACCTCCAGCTAGGAGTGATTTCCTTTTATATGGAAGCGCTGCTCCCATAACACATTTCACAATAGCCTGAGGGCTAGAAGAAGTAATCCAACACTTAAGAGACCTGAAATCAGTTTTTGCCTGTCTGAGGTGTGCTGATACATTTGGACTCTTGGGAAAGCGTATTTTGGGAAGTGCCCTATTCTGATGATGTGCAGTGACTGTATTTTGAGGGGTCCAAGCCAACCTCTTCCCTTCTTTCGTGATTCTGACTGGGCTTAGATGCAAGTGAGATGGCACGTTGCTCAAACAAGGGCAGTTCTGGGCATGACCAAAGTAAAGCTGTAGGTACTGAAGGGAGGTTACGCGAAAGGGAGATGCCTTCTGAGTTTAGACATGTTCCTGGTTGGGTGGCAGCTGGGCAGGGATTATGATTTTGGATTTAAATGCCTGACTCTCATCTCAATCCTGCGGTAGGTGTGTACATCTTTTGTTAGAGCTAGTCCCTGTAGGTCTTGATCAAGATAGCTTGTAACTATCTTGGCTGGAGAGGCAAATAGATCAAAAGCTCTAATTCTGCCAGACCTTGCGCAAATCAAGTCACTGTTTTCTCAGCCTTTTTCGATATCAAATTCCTTGACAAATACTGAGCTGGACCATGAATGCTGATCAATGTCAACACTATTCTGTACCATTCTGCCAGTTCTAGCATATTATTAACTGTTCAGGTGTCTTATAGAAATATATAGAAATGAGAACTAGTCTCATTAATGGGACTTAAACACCCACTCCTTGAGGCTTATGTAGGATGGGACTTTTTGTTACCAAGCTTCGCTGCTTAAGCTTACAGTTGTAGCATTGTGATAGCTGTGATAGTATAAAGTAAAAAGCAAGGTGAGGTAGGTACATGGGGTCAGAAAGCAGCTGTTATTAAACTGAGGCAGttggaaaaatagaaaagctttcctcaaagtttgaaataaaagtgTGAATCTCTAAATTTTATTCCATGTATGTGTCTAAAGTAGGATCTGATTCAGTGCCTTGTGAAGAGgtccttctttctcctgcttgcAGTTGGAGGGGGAAGCCAGACGATGGACAAAACTGAACACCTAACACAGGTGAACCTCAACCCTGGCCTCAAGTTGTGAGAGAAGCATGCAGAGAAGAACCTGCCCCACTACTTACATGAAGCTGTAGTTGCTTCCATAGGCCTGCCCAATTTCTGTAGCAAATATAACTTTTTATGTAGCAGAAGAAAGGAGTCAAACCAAGCCAAGCCAAACATTTTGCATTAATCAGTGCCGAGAGTCTTCTCTGGAGGATGATTCAGAGCAGGAACCTATCTTAGCTCCTCTGAATTGCCTTTacagaagacattttctttttgttgcaaTAAACTTAGGAAGATAAGTGTCACCAGGCTAAAATTAGCCTTTATTGATTCTCCCCTCAGCTGTACATTCCTGCGTGAAGAAAGCACCTCAGTTTTTAAGGCATAGCTGCTGGTCTTTGGCTCCAATTCTCATGAGCACAGTGTACTAACAGACAACACTGGTAGAGTGTCTGGTGTTTGACCTTGTTCcatttgattatttaaaaaaacccaacacatatgtatttttccatgtatttttcaaagagaGTTAATACGGCTTAACAGCAATAGTTTTATCTCTGCAGGTGGGGGAATGATCACACCCTGTAAAAATAATGGACTTACCATTCTTTGGCTTCCACTAAATATGAGTGTGTGGTCTGAGgtcccagagctgcagggatgctcTGAACTTTTCAGTGTATGCCTAAGTGAGTTTTTTGGATAGGTGGGAAAAGGCTCCTTATTTACTAATACGTCCAAGTCTGTTAagaattttttccaatttatatGGTCAACAAGTAGGGTGGGAAAAGATAAGATACAAATATAAAAGTTCTAGAGTCAGATTAGAAGGATTTTATTAAATAGATCTCATGAGGAGGCAGGTtagatttctttgtgtattaaaagaaaaaagtccatAACCACAAATCCGGGGTTAGTTCTGTATGTTAGTTGTGATCttcaagaaaaatgagatgctgaaatattttgtgtgaaAGAAATGAATTTTCAGCTCATGATTATAAATCTAAGGTGTGCAGTAACAAGAGGCAGGCTGGAATTGGAACATCTCACACTTTTTATTTATCCTCATAACTCTACGATTGATGGAAAGTCTACTGTTGTTAAGAGCAATAACATCTTCCCTGTTCcacagaggggaagaaaagtagATGAACTGAATCAGGTGTAAATTTTCCTACATTTATTACGGACAATGAGACTAAGTTTCTAGACTCCTTGCCTAAATTCTTGTATGTAAGTTAAAGGATCAGCTGGGATGGTTTGTCCACATTTCAAAAGAATCGGAGAAGCTGAACTTGAGGAACCTACTCCTCTATTGAACATCTCAGTCCAGTGCCAGTGCCTGTTCAGTCCCTCTTGTCCAACACTGCTGTCAGCTATCGACAGTATCAGTAGTGGCAGAGCTTTGGGATGTCTGTCAGACCTGTCAAATCCATAAAATCCAGAGAATACTTGCCAGCCAGAGTTGCCTGGGGCAGATTCAGACCTAAGTATTGGGGAGTCTGTGTATATTCACACTTCCTACCGCTCCTTTCAGGGATGAAGTAAGTGTATTTGTCAAGCTTCTAATATTTtaccctaagcctaacactgcATTTGGTATTTTCTTATAGTAAAAGCACATCTGCTCCAGAGAAAGATACTGCtataaaatatgtaagaaaCCAACAGCTTTAATTACTTAATTACAAGCTTGCTTGAGTCTTCTAACAGCTGGAGAAACGGTGAAAAGAACTAATTAATGAGAGGTCTAAATCAAACTAAGAACAAGCCAAGCCATTCTACTTGATTGTGGTAGCTAGAGCTAGATGACTTCAGTAAGCTGTTCAAGACTGCACATCTCCAGGAGTGCACGACCTAAAATGATACAGTTTTCTTTAGGGAATGGCCTCATTCTCAAAATTTGGTTCCAGACCTGAGTATTCTCAAAGCGTAGGCTTTTATAGGGCTCCTTTTAGACACAAGGACTAGTAGcgattgatttttatttttttttaatgaattcatCAAGGGGGCATTTTTCTGTGGACAATATCTTTGTAAAAATCCTTGGacatcataaaagaaaataactctgAAAAGAATTCAAGCCTAGCctgactgatttttattttcaaaagagatatttctgtttttaacatAACAAAGGTATTTTGAAGAGCACATCTGAACAGCAGGCTAAtttcttgcagaagaaaaacactccAGAGAAGTTTCTAAGGACACTACTCATTAAGATCCAGTTTTCAAAAGCCATATGAATCCCTCTCTAAATGGCACAAAtggtaaaaatgttttaatgtagAAAGATGTTCTTAATATACAAAGAATATACAGTGTCAGCTAGCTTCTGTAGGCCAAtaagcaagaaaaggaaaattctgcAGCTCATCCGTAAATAAAGCATGAGCCCATAAAAAGAATTAAgcgggtttttttaatgcagctaAAATTCAGCACTGACAGACTTGCTTAAGAGAAAGCAATCATTGTGTATGGGCTTAATTACACACAGAGATACATCATTTTCTACTATAAATCAGTTCAACGCAGTTGATAATAGTGGAACCATATTGATGCTcatccatttcttttccctctcccacaTTTTGGACAACTGCATAGTATTCTATGCTGCTTGGCATtttaagagctttttaaaaagttgaaaaacctgaaagaatggagttaaaatagaaaaaagtagatgtttcattattttattatataccTCTTGTTTGATAAGAAATCTGTGAcatcattttagaaaataacatTCTAAATCATACAAACATTTTACAATTGCAACTTATCatctgtatttaaagaaaacagcagcataaGCCCATCAGAAGgctaatgtaattttaatgtaCCTCTGCATACATTCTGTTATTCTGGTTTACAAAGCCATATTAGgtgcagaaggaagaagggcTTTTTTATGGGTTAGGCTTTAAAGTAGTAAATAGGCAACGTGGAGAGTCAAGTCAATAGGCGAGGAGGATTAGACAAGGATACCAGTTACACTCACTTGCCTTCTAAAAGAGCTTGTTACCTAGTTAAAGTGCCAGCATAGTGTCTATCATTTTAAATATCACAATGTTCACACAGATAATACACAGAAATAGGTGTGGTTGCATTTAGTACACcccatttttaataaaaaccatTTCTCATAAACAGATATTTCCAACTCTTTTGCATAGTCTTGTATGAAAACACTTACAATCTTTGCTTTCACACGCAACCATATATAATTAATATACCAGAATTGCACAGCAACACTTAAAA of the Grus americana isolate bGruAme1 chromosome 1, bGruAme1.mat, whole genome shotgun sequence genome contains:
- the CAV1 gene encoding caveolin-1 isoform X2; translated protein: MSGTKYVDSEDFLYTAPIREQGNIYKPNNKMMADELSEKAVHDVHTKEIDLVNRDPKHLNDDVVKVRGRRRDGARGDASSGQLPVLPRHSTRALPGQQQPANRFPPPAPRGRGPGVASHNSFIFFFFLIDKRERVQERSGQRARAARRSSLPKRVALQRGGAASSRGLPLLSPPGAHRAGALRGWVPPGRGLAAALREKSRPGAGLLQLCAGGSALQPGPGRGGGEVA